From one Sphaeramia orbicularis chromosome 9, fSphaOr1.1, whole genome shotgun sequence genomic stretch:
- the dbnlb gene encoding drebrin-like b isoform X5 — MAVNLSKNGPALTAAYKEVVDEKSNTNWALFTYEGNSNDIRLAEKGDGGLEELVEELNSGKVMYAFCRVQDPNSGLPKYVLINWTGEGVKDARKGLCANHVSSMANFLKGAHVTVNARADEDVEPDVIMQKVAKASGANYSFHKETSSRFQDSGPQGPVGSVYQKTNAMSEIKKTNKDTFWAQAEKEEEKRRKEERRKADEERQKLESERKDREAKEAALRDKRDKERSIQIEQQKKYQQQQEEASKEQEKQRWAEQEETQAAQKKAVRRGESVEKANEAASLISQRAVNPREMFKQRERGMTPSDSDVPSAAPASPQPEEAPVANSYVQEAVYEEPPQVEENNYEVTPEETSDRGVCARALYDYQAADDTEISFDPDEIITGIEMIDEGWWRGYGPDGHFGMFPANYVELI; from the exons ATGGCAGTTAACCTCAGCAAAAATGGTCCTGCATTAACAGCTGCATATAAAGAAGTGGTAGATGAAAAATCCAACACCAACTG GGCCTTGTTCACCTATGAGGGAAACAGTAATGATATCCGCCTGGCAGAAAAGGGAG ATGGAGGACTGGAGGAGTTGGTTGAGGAATTGAACAGTGGAAAAGTGATGTATGCTTTCTGTCGGGTCCAGGATCCAAATTCTGGTCTGCCTAAATATGTTCTCATCAACTGG actgGAGAAGGTGTGAAGGACGCCAGGAAGGGATTATGTGCAAATCATGTCAGCTCTATGGCAAATTTTCTTAAG GGTGCTCATGTCACAGTAAATGCAAGAGCAGATGAGGATGTGGAACCTGACGTGATCATGCAAAAGGTGGCCAAAGCGTCAGGAGCGAATTACAGCTTCCACAAAGAAACTTCCAGTCGCTTTCAGGACAGTGGTCCTCAGGGTCCTGTG GGCTCAGTGTACCAGAAGACCAATGCCATGTCAGAAATCAAAAAGACCAATAAGGACACCTTCTGGGCACAGGCAGAG aaagaggaggaaaaacggcgtAAGGAGGAGCGGCGTAAGGCAGATGAGGAGCGCCAGAAGCTGGAGAGTGAGAGGAAAGACCGAGAGGCCAAGGAGGCGGCGCTGAGGGACAAGAGAGACAAGGAGAGGTCCATTCAAATCGAGCAGCAAAA GAAGTACCAGCAGCAACAGGAAGAAGCAAGTAAAGAGCAGGAGAAACAGCGTTGG GCGGAGCAAGAGGAGACCCAGGCAGCCCAGAAGAAAGCAGTCAGGAGAGGTGAATCTGTGGAAAAGGCCAAC gagGCGGCTTCCCTCATCTCTCAGCGTGCTGTAAACCCTAGGGAGATGTTCAAGCAGAGGGAAAGGGGGATGACCCCCAGTGACTCCGACGTCCCTTCTGCTGCCCCTGCGAGCCCACAGCCAG AGGAAGCACCGGTTGCCAACTCCTATGTCCAGGAGGCTGTTTATGAAGAACCCCCTCAG GTGGAGGAGAACAACTATGAAGTGACCCCTGAGGAGACGTCAGACAGAGGCGTCTGTGCCAGAGCTTTATACGACTACCAGGCTG CTGATGATACAGAGATTTCGTTCGATCCGGACGAAATCATCACCGGGATCGAGATGATAGACGAGGGCTGGTGGCGAGGTTATGGCCCAGATGGCCATTTTGGAATGTTCCCAGCCAATTACGTGGAGCTCATCTAG
- the dbnlb gene encoding drebrin-like b isoform X3: MAVNLSKNGPALTAAYKEVVDEKSNTNWALFTYEGNSNDIRLAEKGDGGLEELVEELNSGKVMYAFCRVQDPNSGLPKYVLINWTGEGVKDARKGLCANHVSSMANFLKGAHVTVNARADEDVEPDVIMQKVAKASGANYSFHKETSSRFQDSGPQGPVGSVYQKTNAMSEIKKTNKDTFWAQAEKEEEKRRKEERRKADEERQKLESERKDREAKEAALRDKRDKERSIQIEQQKKYQQQQEEASKEQEKQRWAEQEETQAAQKKAVRRGESVEKANEAASLISQRAVNPREMFKQRERGMTPSDSDVPSAAPASPQPGRLQSPFLSKQVYETEPASSPQRQASPVPASSASPVHATEEAPVANSYVQEAVYEEPPQVEENNYEVTPEETSDRGVCARALYDYQAADDTEISFDPDEIITGIEMIDEGWWRGYGPDGHFGMFPANYVELI; the protein is encoded by the exons ATGGCAGTTAACCTCAGCAAAAATGGTCCTGCATTAACAGCTGCATATAAAGAAGTGGTAGATGAAAAATCCAACACCAACTG GGCCTTGTTCACCTATGAGGGAAACAGTAATGATATCCGCCTGGCAGAAAAGGGAG ATGGAGGACTGGAGGAGTTGGTTGAGGAATTGAACAGTGGAAAAGTGATGTATGCTTTCTGTCGGGTCCAGGATCCAAATTCTGGTCTGCCTAAATATGTTCTCATCAACTGG actgGAGAAGGTGTGAAGGACGCCAGGAAGGGATTATGTGCAAATCATGTCAGCTCTATGGCAAATTTTCTTAAG GGTGCTCATGTCACAGTAAATGCAAGAGCAGATGAGGATGTGGAACCTGACGTGATCATGCAAAAGGTGGCCAAAGCGTCAGGAGCGAATTACAGCTTCCACAAAGAAACTTCCAGTCGCTTTCAGGACAGTGGTCCTCAGGGTCCTGTG GGCTCAGTGTACCAGAAGACCAATGCCATGTCAGAAATCAAAAAGACCAATAAGGACACCTTCTGGGCACAGGCAGAG aaagaggaggaaaaacggcgtAAGGAGGAGCGGCGTAAGGCAGATGAGGAGCGCCAGAAGCTGGAGAGTGAGAGGAAAGACCGAGAGGCCAAGGAGGCGGCGCTGAGGGACAAGAGAGACAAGGAGAGGTCCATTCAAATCGAGCAGCAAAA GAAGTACCAGCAGCAACAGGAAGAAGCAAGTAAAGAGCAGGAGAAACAGCGTTGG GCGGAGCAAGAGGAGACCCAGGCAGCCCAGAAGAAAGCAGTCAGGAGAGGTGAATCTGTGGAAAAGGCCAAC gagGCGGCTTCCCTCATCTCTCAGCGTGCTGTAAACCCTAGGGAGATGTTCAAGCAGAGGGAAAGGGGGATGACCCCCAGTGACTCCGACGTCCCTTCTGCTGCCCCTGCGAGCCCACAGCCAG GGCGTCTGCAAAGCCCTTTTCTGTCTAAGCAAGTGTATGAAACTGAGCCAGCCAGCTCACCTCAGCGCCAAGCTTCTCCTGTGCCAGCAAGCTCCGCCTCTCCTGTCCATGCCACAG AGGAAGCACCGGTTGCCAACTCCTATGTCCAGGAGGCTGTTTATGAAGAACCCCCTCAG GTGGAGGAGAACAACTATGAAGTGACCCCTGAGGAGACGTCAGACAGAGGCGTCTGTGCCAGAGCTTTATACGACTACCAGGCTG CTGATGATACAGAGATTTCGTTCGATCCGGACGAAATCATCACCGGGATCGAGATGATAGACGAGGGCTGGTGGCGAGGTTATGGCCCAGATGGCCATTTTGGAATGTTCCCAGCCAATTACGTGGAGCTCATCTAG
- the dbnlb gene encoding drebrin-like b isoform X4 — protein MAVNLSKNGPALTAAYKEVVDEKSNTNWALFTYEGNSNDIRLAEKGDGGLEELVEELNSGKVMYAFCRVQDPNSGLPKYVLINWTGEGVKDARKGLCANHVSSMANFLKGAHVTVNARADEDVEPDVIMQKVAKASGANYSFHKETSSRFQDSGPQGPVGSVYQKTNAMSEIKKTNKDTFWAQAEKEEEKRRKEERRKADEERQKLESERKDREAKEAALRDKRDKERSIQIEQQKKYQQQQEEASKEQEKQRWAEQEETQAAQKKAVRRGESVEKANEAASLISQRAVNPREMFKQRERGMTPSDSDVPSAAPASPQPEPDVDDGQSRCEYDEQKEAPQEQLEEEAPVANSYVQEAVYEEPPQVEENNYEVTPEETSDRGVCARALYDYQAADDTEISFDPDEIITGIEMIDEGWWRGYGPDGHFGMFPANYVELI, from the exons ATGGCAGTTAACCTCAGCAAAAATGGTCCTGCATTAACAGCTGCATATAAAGAAGTGGTAGATGAAAAATCCAACACCAACTG GGCCTTGTTCACCTATGAGGGAAACAGTAATGATATCCGCCTGGCAGAAAAGGGAG ATGGAGGACTGGAGGAGTTGGTTGAGGAATTGAACAGTGGAAAAGTGATGTATGCTTTCTGTCGGGTCCAGGATCCAAATTCTGGTCTGCCTAAATATGTTCTCATCAACTGG actgGAGAAGGTGTGAAGGACGCCAGGAAGGGATTATGTGCAAATCATGTCAGCTCTATGGCAAATTTTCTTAAG GGTGCTCATGTCACAGTAAATGCAAGAGCAGATGAGGATGTGGAACCTGACGTGATCATGCAAAAGGTGGCCAAAGCGTCAGGAGCGAATTACAGCTTCCACAAAGAAACTTCCAGTCGCTTTCAGGACAGTGGTCCTCAGGGTCCTGTG GGCTCAGTGTACCAGAAGACCAATGCCATGTCAGAAATCAAAAAGACCAATAAGGACACCTTCTGGGCACAGGCAGAG aaagaggaggaaaaacggcgtAAGGAGGAGCGGCGTAAGGCAGATGAGGAGCGCCAGAAGCTGGAGAGTGAGAGGAAAGACCGAGAGGCCAAGGAGGCGGCGCTGAGGGACAAGAGAGACAAGGAGAGGTCCATTCAAATCGAGCAGCAAAA GAAGTACCAGCAGCAACAGGAAGAAGCAAGTAAAGAGCAGGAGAAACAGCGTTGG GCGGAGCAAGAGGAGACCCAGGCAGCCCAGAAGAAAGCAGTCAGGAGAGGTGAATCTGTGGAAAAGGCCAAC gagGCGGCTTCCCTCATCTCTCAGCGTGCTGTAAACCCTAGGGAGATGTTCAAGCAGAGGGAAAGGGGGATGACCCCCAGTGACTCCGACGTCCCTTCTGCTGCCCCTGCGAGCCCACAGCCAG AGCCTGATGTGGATGATGGACAGTCCAGATGTGAGTATGATGAGCAGAAGGAGGCCCCCCAGGAGCAGCTGGAAG AGGAAGCACCGGTTGCCAACTCCTATGTCCAGGAGGCTGTTTATGAAGAACCCCCTCAG GTGGAGGAGAACAACTATGAAGTGACCCCTGAGGAGACGTCAGACAGAGGCGTCTGTGCCAGAGCTTTATACGACTACCAGGCTG CTGATGATACAGAGATTTCGTTCGATCCGGACGAAATCATCACCGGGATCGAGATGATAGACGAGGGCTGGTGGCGAGGTTATGGCCCAGATGGCCATTTTGGAATGTTCCCAGCCAATTACGTGGAGCTCATCTAG
- the dbnlb gene encoding drebrin-like b isoform X2, which translates to MAVNLSKNGPALTAAYKEVVDEKSNTNWALFTYEGNSNDIRLAEKGDGGLEELVEELNSGKVMYAFCRVQDPNSGLPKYVLINWTGEGVKDARKGLCANHVSSMANFLKGAHVTVNARADEDVEPDVIMQKVAKASGANYSFHKETSSRFQDSGPQGPVGSVYQKTNAMSEIKKTNKDTFWAQAEKEEEKRRKEERRKADEERQKLESERKDREAKEAALRDKRDKERSIQIEQQKKYQQQQEEASKEQEKQRWEAASLISQRAVNPREMFKQRERGMTPSDSDVPSAAPASPQPGRLQSPFLSKQVYETEPASSPQRQASPVPASSASPVHATEPDVDDGQSRCEYDEQKEAPQEQLEEEAPVANSYVQEAVYEEPPQVEENNYEVTPEETSDRGVCARALYDYQAADDTEISFDPDEIITGIEMIDEGWWRGYGPDGHFGMFPANYVELI; encoded by the exons ATGGCAGTTAACCTCAGCAAAAATGGTCCTGCATTAACAGCTGCATATAAAGAAGTGGTAGATGAAAAATCCAACACCAACTG GGCCTTGTTCACCTATGAGGGAAACAGTAATGATATCCGCCTGGCAGAAAAGGGAG ATGGAGGACTGGAGGAGTTGGTTGAGGAATTGAACAGTGGAAAAGTGATGTATGCTTTCTGTCGGGTCCAGGATCCAAATTCTGGTCTGCCTAAATATGTTCTCATCAACTGG actgGAGAAGGTGTGAAGGACGCCAGGAAGGGATTATGTGCAAATCATGTCAGCTCTATGGCAAATTTTCTTAAG GGTGCTCATGTCACAGTAAATGCAAGAGCAGATGAGGATGTGGAACCTGACGTGATCATGCAAAAGGTGGCCAAAGCGTCAGGAGCGAATTACAGCTTCCACAAAGAAACTTCCAGTCGCTTTCAGGACAGTGGTCCTCAGGGTCCTGTG GGCTCAGTGTACCAGAAGACCAATGCCATGTCAGAAATCAAAAAGACCAATAAGGACACCTTCTGGGCACAGGCAGAG aaagaggaggaaaaacggcgtAAGGAGGAGCGGCGTAAGGCAGATGAGGAGCGCCAGAAGCTGGAGAGTGAGAGGAAAGACCGAGAGGCCAAGGAGGCGGCGCTGAGGGACAAGAGAGACAAGGAGAGGTCCATTCAAATCGAGCAGCAAAA GAAGTACCAGCAGCAACAGGAAGAAGCAAGTAAAGAGCAGGAGAAACAGCGTTGG gagGCGGCTTCCCTCATCTCTCAGCGTGCTGTAAACCCTAGGGAGATGTTCAAGCAGAGGGAAAGGGGGATGACCCCCAGTGACTCCGACGTCCCTTCTGCTGCCCCTGCGAGCCCACAGCCAG GGCGTCTGCAAAGCCCTTTTCTGTCTAAGCAAGTGTATGAAACTGAGCCAGCCAGCTCACCTCAGCGCCAAGCTTCTCCTGTGCCAGCAAGCTCCGCCTCTCCTGTCCATGCCACAG AGCCTGATGTGGATGATGGACAGTCCAGATGTGAGTATGATGAGCAGAAGGAGGCCCCCCAGGAGCAGCTGGAAG AGGAAGCACCGGTTGCCAACTCCTATGTCCAGGAGGCTGTTTATGAAGAACCCCCTCAG GTGGAGGAGAACAACTATGAAGTGACCCCTGAGGAGACGTCAGACAGAGGCGTCTGTGCCAGAGCTTTATACGACTACCAGGCTG CTGATGATACAGAGATTTCGTTCGATCCGGACGAAATCATCACCGGGATCGAGATGATAGACGAGGGCTGGTGGCGAGGTTATGGCCCAGATGGCCATTTTGGAATGTTCCCAGCCAATTACGTGGAGCTCATCTAG
- the dbnlb gene encoding drebrin-like b isoform X1, which yields MAVNLSKNGPALTAAYKEVVDEKSNTNWALFTYEGNSNDIRLAEKGDGGLEELVEELNSGKVMYAFCRVQDPNSGLPKYVLINWTGEGVKDARKGLCANHVSSMANFLKGAHVTVNARADEDVEPDVIMQKVAKASGANYSFHKETSSRFQDSGPQGPVGSVYQKTNAMSEIKKTNKDTFWAQAEKEEEKRRKEERRKADEERQKLESERKDREAKEAALRDKRDKERSIQIEQQKKYQQQQEEASKEQEKQRWAEQEETQAAQKKAVRRGESVEKANEAASLISQRAVNPREMFKQRERGMTPSDSDVPSAAPASPQPGRLQSPFLSKQVYETEPASSPQRQASPVPASSASPVHATEPDVDDGQSRCEYDEQKEAPQEQLEEEAPVANSYVQEAVYEEPPQVEENNYEVTPEETSDRGVCARALYDYQAADDTEISFDPDEIITGIEMIDEGWWRGYGPDGHFGMFPANYVELI from the exons ATGGCAGTTAACCTCAGCAAAAATGGTCCTGCATTAACAGCTGCATATAAAGAAGTGGTAGATGAAAAATCCAACACCAACTG GGCCTTGTTCACCTATGAGGGAAACAGTAATGATATCCGCCTGGCAGAAAAGGGAG ATGGAGGACTGGAGGAGTTGGTTGAGGAATTGAACAGTGGAAAAGTGATGTATGCTTTCTGTCGGGTCCAGGATCCAAATTCTGGTCTGCCTAAATATGTTCTCATCAACTGG actgGAGAAGGTGTGAAGGACGCCAGGAAGGGATTATGTGCAAATCATGTCAGCTCTATGGCAAATTTTCTTAAG GGTGCTCATGTCACAGTAAATGCAAGAGCAGATGAGGATGTGGAACCTGACGTGATCATGCAAAAGGTGGCCAAAGCGTCAGGAGCGAATTACAGCTTCCACAAAGAAACTTCCAGTCGCTTTCAGGACAGTGGTCCTCAGGGTCCTGTG GGCTCAGTGTACCAGAAGACCAATGCCATGTCAGAAATCAAAAAGACCAATAAGGACACCTTCTGGGCACAGGCAGAG aaagaggaggaaaaacggcgtAAGGAGGAGCGGCGTAAGGCAGATGAGGAGCGCCAGAAGCTGGAGAGTGAGAGGAAAGACCGAGAGGCCAAGGAGGCGGCGCTGAGGGACAAGAGAGACAAGGAGAGGTCCATTCAAATCGAGCAGCAAAA GAAGTACCAGCAGCAACAGGAAGAAGCAAGTAAAGAGCAGGAGAAACAGCGTTGG GCGGAGCAAGAGGAGACCCAGGCAGCCCAGAAGAAAGCAGTCAGGAGAGGTGAATCTGTGGAAAAGGCCAAC gagGCGGCTTCCCTCATCTCTCAGCGTGCTGTAAACCCTAGGGAGATGTTCAAGCAGAGGGAAAGGGGGATGACCCCCAGTGACTCCGACGTCCCTTCTGCTGCCCCTGCGAGCCCACAGCCAG GGCGTCTGCAAAGCCCTTTTCTGTCTAAGCAAGTGTATGAAACTGAGCCAGCCAGCTCACCTCAGCGCCAAGCTTCTCCTGTGCCAGCAAGCTCCGCCTCTCCTGTCCATGCCACAG AGCCTGATGTGGATGATGGACAGTCCAGATGTGAGTATGATGAGCAGAAGGAGGCCCCCCAGGAGCAGCTGGAAG AGGAAGCACCGGTTGCCAACTCCTATGTCCAGGAGGCTGTTTATGAAGAACCCCCTCAG GTGGAGGAGAACAACTATGAAGTGACCCCTGAGGAGACGTCAGACAGAGGCGTCTGTGCCAGAGCTTTATACGACTACCAGGCTG CTGATGATACAGAGATTTCGTTCGATCCGGACGAAATCATCACCGGGATCGAGATGATAGACGAGGGCTGGTGGCGAGGTTATGGCCCAGATGGCCATTTTGGAATGTTCCCAGCCAATTACGTGGAGCTCATCTAG